From a single Miscanthus floridulus cultivar M001 chromosome 8, ASM1932011v1, whole genome shotgun sequence genomic region:
- the LOC136474774 gene encoding protein RICE SALT SENSITIVE 3-like, giving the protein MEEQLSPLAVTHLLQHTLRSLCGHDDAQQWVYAVFWRILPRNYPPPKWDLQGGIYDRTRGNRRNWILAWEDGFCNFAASACDHEGAAAPVAAAAAYTECAAGQEPAKGLQPELFFKMSHDIYNYGEGLIGKVAADHSHKWVFQEAQEHEINLISSWSNPADSYPRTWEAQFKSGIKTIALIAVREGVVQLGSMNKVAEDLSYVVILRRKFGYLESIPGVLLPHPSSAAFPAAARCSVAGPAADAAACSWPPGLVVPPPMELYDPYAHQAAAAAQMHIVPSMSSLEALLSKLPSVDPAAAGSGGMAPATMASKEETGGVEHYERHGGMADVAAGSGGVAGTAAAAVSYYVNVAKPSEGF; this is encoded by the exons ATGGAGGAGCAGCTCAGCCCGCTGGCCGTGACGCACCTGCTCCAGCACACGCTGCGCAGCCTCTGCGGCCACGACGACGCGCAGCAGTGGGTGTACGCCGTCTTCTGGCGGATCCTCCCCAGAAACTACCCGCCCCCAAA ATGGGATCTCCAGGGCGGCATATACGACCGGACAAGAGGGAACAGGAGGAACTG GATCCTGGCATGGGAGGATGGATTCTGCAACTTCGCAGCCTCTGCTTGTGACCACGAGGGCGCAGCTGCtcctgtcgccgccgccgccgcctacacGGAGTGTGCTGCCGGGCAGGAGCCCGCCAAGGGCCTGCAGCCTGAGCTCTTTTTCAAGATGTCCCACGACATCTACAACTACGGTGAAGG GTTGATAGGGAAAGTGGCAGCCGACCACAGCCACAAGTGGGTGTTCCAGGAGGCCCAGGAGCATGAGATCAACCTCATCTCCTCCTGGAGCAACCCTGCCGACTCT TATCCGAGGACATGGGAGGCTCAGTTCAAGTCTGGCATCAAG ACCATCGCTCTGATCGCCGTCAGAGAAGGCGTCGTGCAGCTTGGCTCCATGAACAAG GTGGCGGAGGACCTGAGCTACGTGGTGATTCTGCGCCGGAAGTTCGGCTACCTGGAGAGCATCCCGGGGGTGCTGCTGCCGCACCCGTCGTCGGCCGCGTTCCCGGCGGCGGCCCGGTGCTCCGTCGCTGGCCCCGCCGCGGACGCGGCGGCCTGTAGCTGGCCGCCGGGACTCGTCGTGCCGCCGCCGATGGAGCTCTACGACCCCTACGCCcaccaggcggcggcggcggcgcagatgCACATCGTGCCGTCGATGAGCAGCCTGGAGGCGCTCCTGTCGAAGCTGCCATCCGTCGACCCTGCAGCGGCCGGCAGCGGCGGCATGGCGCCCGCGACGATGGCCAGTAAAGAGGAGACCGGCGGCGTGGAGCACTACGAGCGCCATGGCGGCATGGCCGACGTGGCCGCAGGGAGCGGCGGCGTCGCAGGTACTGCGGCCGCCGCAGTATCTTACTACGTCAACGTGGCCAAGCCCAGCGAGGGATTCTAG
- the LOC136478069 gene encoding uncharacterized protein, whose product MHKLGRGSRDKVQQFMAITGASEKAALQALKASDWHLEGAFDVFYSQPQIAVANTRHLEELYNRYKEPDADMIMVEGISQLCNDLQVDPQDIVMLVISWHMKASTMCEFTRQEFIGGLQSIGVDSIEKLREKLPSLRAELKDDQKFREIYNFAFAWAREKGQKSLALETAIGMWRLLFAERNWPLIDYWCQFLQVRHNKAISRDTWAQLLEFVKTIDPQLTNYDEEGAWPYLIDEFVDYLKENGLVQHRR is encoded by the exons ATG CATAAGCTAGGTAGAGGAAGCCGGGACAAGGTGCAGCAATTCATGGCAATAACCGGAGCAAG TGAGAAGGCTGCGCTTCAGGCTCTTAAAGCTAGTGATTGGCACTTGGAAGGAGCTTTTGATGTTTTCTACAGCCAACCACAAATTGCTGTTGCTAATACTCGACATCTGGAAGAGCTCTACAACAGATATAAAG AACCGGATGCTGATATGATAATGGTGGAAGGCATATCACAGCTCTGCAATGATTTACAG GTGGATCCTCAGGATATTGTTATG CTTGTCATATCGTGGCATATGAAAGCTTCCACTATGTGTGAATTCACTCGCCAGGAGTTCATTGGTGGACTGCAGTCAATAGG AGTGGATTCAATAGAGAAGCTTCGCGAGAAGTTACCTTCATTGCGAGCTGAGCTTAAAGATGATC AGAAGTTCCGCGAAATATACAACTTTGCATTTGCCTGGGCAAGGGAAAAG GGCCAGAAATCTCTCGCATTGGAGACTGCTATTGGCATGTGGCGGTTGTTATTTGCTGAAAGGAACTGGCCTCTCATTGACTACTGGTGCCAGTTTCTACAG GTAAGGCACAATAAAGCAATCTCCAGGGACACATGGGCGCAGTTATTGGAGTTTGTAAAG ACAATCGATCCTCAGCTAACCAACTATGACGAAGAAGGTGCTTGGCCCTACCTAATCGATGAATTTGTGGACTACTTGAAAGAGAATGGGCTTGTCCAGCATAGAAGGTGA
- the LOC136478067 gene encoding kinesin-like protein KIN-4C has protein sequence MSQGVANPARSAGLRVPMETSEAAAAHPQKDSVKVAVNIRPLITVELQEGCTDCVTVTPGEPQVQIGPHVFTFDHVYGSSGPSSSLIFEQCVHPLIDALFSGYNATVLAYGQTGSGKTYTMGTDYSGEGNCRGIIPQVMDTIFRKVDTSKDGSEILIRVSFIEIFKEDVFDLLDANQAAVRLDTGSMAKASAPGRVPIQIRETATGGITLAGVTEAEVKSKEEMASYLTRGSSSRATASTNMNRQSSRSHAIFTICVEQKRTSGTSDKSASSDYDIISSKFHLVDLAGSERAKRTGADGLRLKEGIHINKGLLALGNVISALGDEKKRKEGAFVPYRDSKLTRLLQDSLGGNSKTVMIACISPADINAEETINTLKYANRARNIQNKAVVNRDPATAEMQKLRSQLEQLQTELLFSRSGSAALEELQLLQKKVSLLELKNSELNNELKERELSCEQLAERARAAQLERDQLMLKIESARNGKSWDDIENADNDQDMDLLKGYISKIQQLESELMRQNFSNACRHGLNDQLAMERDILLNELGSGCEVGTPDASSEVDEEEKEREHSSMQDQLDKELQELDKRLQQKEEEMKQFAKSDTSVLKQHYEKKLNELEQEKKALQKEIENLRHALTNISSSTDDNAQKLKENYLQKLNALESQVHELKKKQEAQQQLLRQKQKSDEAAKRLQEDIQRIKSQKVQLQQKIKQESEQFRSWKAAREKEVLQLKKEGRRNEYEMHKLLALNQRQKMVLQRKTEEAAAATKRLKELLEAKKSSRETYGGANGSGMQALMRAIDDELEVTVRAHELRSYYERQMQERAAISKEIAKLKEESKHKMSDCPQAMSPSARSSRISALENMLSSSSSAMVSMASQLSEAEERERVLNGKGRWYHVRSLPEAKNIMNYLFQIVSSARCQVLDKEVICNEKEHTISELKEKVVVLNSGIRQLETQLMDLRSQNTQLFTALNNAKKSARSNGTGFVQRKSVRSSQHFGFSKDNFINWVDDMDISDGEHSDELESMSDGSDSDWVQSNMKAKKHQRRVSSSSNPKLDCQNTQDDNAEPEKPSDEKCIRPKNIPSDGCSCSKSSSCKTNKCECRGSGAQCGAGCCCKDSKCSNRDSSTKEKANQGAMLLQNAFSEKEAQDAEPRKPLANIGNNAVNQTAETKKPRKNWRKSTVQLVSGPLLPSEPETTEAAPRDRADIPLKLPRAMSSVTPAESNPPPLTDRNAAKPDQSVSTGNKDSTGTAATRPPSQLRKNAATEKENQLR, from the exons ATGTCGCAGGGCGTCGCCAATCCGGCCCGATCCGCCGGTTTGAG GGTTCCGATGGAGACCTCGGAGGCGGCGGCCGCGCATCCGCAGAAGGATAGCGTGAAGGTGGCCGTCAACATAAGGCCGCTCATCACGGTCGAGCTGCAGGAGGGCTGCACTGATTGCGTCACCGTCACGCCCGGCGAACCGCAG GTTCAAATTGGGCCCCATGTCTTCACCTTTGATCATGTCTATGGCAGCTCGGGCCCTTCATCATCATTAATATTTGAGCAATGCGTGCACCCCTTGATTGACGCATTGTTCAGCGGATACAACGCCACTGTTCTAGCGTATGGCCAG ACTGGTTCTGGCAAGACATACACAATGGGTACTGACTACAGTGGTGAAGGCAACTGCAGAGGGATAATTCCTCAAGTTATGGATACAATATTTAGAAAAGTTGATACCTCAAAGGATGGCTCAGAGATTTTAATTAGAGTGTCTTTTATTGAG ATATTCAAGGAAGATGTTTTCGATTTGCTCGATGCAAATCAAGCTGCTGTAAGACTTGATACAGGTTCTATGGCAAAAGCATCAGCGCCTGGCAGAGTGCCGATTCAAATTCGAGAGACTGCAACTGGAGGCATAACCCTTGCTGGTGTCACAGAGGCAGAGGTGAAGTCAAAAGAAGAAATGGCATCATATTTGACACGTGGGTCCTCGTCACGTGCAACAGCAAGCACAAACATGAATAGGCAGTCGAG TCGCTCTCATGCCATCTTTACAATATGCGTTGAACAAAAGAGAACATCCGGTACATCTGACAAGTCAGCCAGCAGTGATTATGATATAATATCATCAAAGTTTCACCTAGTTGATCTTGCTGGTTCTGAAAGGGCTAAACGTACTGGAGCAGATGGACTTAGGCTTAAAGAAG GGATACACATAAATAAAGGCCTTCTAGCTCTTGGCAATGTTATAAGTGCATTAGGAgacgaaaagaaaaggaaagaagggGCATTTGTACCATACCGGGATAGCAAATTAACCCGTCTTCTACAG GATTCTCTAGGAGGAAATAGCAAAACTGTCATGATTG CATGCATTAGCCCTGCTGATATAAATGCAGAAGAAACCATAAATACACTCAAATATGCCAATCGCGCACGGAACATTCAAAACAAAGCAGTGGTAAACCGTGATCCAGCTACAGCAGAGATGCAAAAATTGAGGAGCCAGTTGGAGCAGCTGCAAACTGAACTTTTGTTTTCCCGCAGTGGGAGTGCAGCGTTAGAAGAACTTCAG TTGCTGCAGAAAAAGGTCTCTCTTCTTGAGCTAAAGAATTCTGAGCTTAACAATGAACTCAAGGAAAGGGAATTGTCATGTGAGCAGTTGGCAGAGCGGGCACGGGCTGCTCAG TTGGAAAGGGATCAGTTGATGCTGAAGATTGAATCCGCGAGGAATGGAAAATCATGGGATGATATTGAAAATGCTGATAACGACCAA gACATGGACCTCTTGAAGGGCTACATATCGAAAATACAGCAGTTGGAGAGTGAACTGATGCGGCAAAACTTCTCCAATGCTTGCAGGCATGGCTTAAATGATCAGCTTGCCATGGAGCGGGACATTTTACTAAATGAATTGGGTTCTGGATGTGAAGTAGGAACACCTGATGCTTCAA GTGAAgttgatgaagaagaaaaggagAGAGAACATTCATCCATGCAAGACCAACTTGACAAAGAGCTTCAGGAACTAGATAAACGACTTCAGCAAAAGGAG GAAGAGATGAAACAATTTGCCAAGAGTGATACTTCTGTTCTCAAGCAACATTATGAAAAGAAGTTAAATGAGTTGGAGCAAGAAAAGAAAGCTCTTCAG AAAGAAATAGAGAATCTTCGCCATGCATTAACCAATATATCTTCTTCTACGGATGACAATGCTCAAAAACTGAAAGAAAATTATCTTCAGAAGCTGAATGCACTTGAATCCCAG GTCCATGAGCTCAAGAAAAAGCAGGAAGCTCAACAACAGCTTCTAAGGCAGAAACAGAAAAGTGACGAGGCAGCAAAACGTTTACAAGAAGATATTCAGCGTATAAAATCTCAGAAG GTTCAACTTCAACAAAAGATCAAGCAAGAATCTGAACAGTTTAGGTCTTGGAAGGCTGCCCGTGAAAAGGAAGTACTTCAG CTCAAGAAGGAAGGGAGACGAAATGAATATGAGATGCACAAGCTCTTGGCCTTAAATCAGAGGCAGAAAATG GTGTTACAGAGGAAAACtgaggaagcagcagctgctacaAAAAGATTGAAGGAGTTACTGGAAGCAAAGAAGTCATCACGTGAAACATATG GAGGTGCAAATGGTTCGGGGATGCAG GCCTTAATGCGAGCTATTGACGATGAACTGGAAGTCACTGTAAGGGCACACGAATTACGCTCATATTACGAGCGACAAATGCAAGA GAGAGCAGCAATATCCAAGGAAATAGCAAAGCTAAAGGAGGAATCAAAGCACAAGATGAG TGATTGTCCTCAAGCTATGTCTCCTAGTGCTAGAAGTTCTAGGATATCAGCATTAGAGAACATGTTGTCCTCATCATCTAGTGCCATGGTGTCTATGGCTTCTCAACTGTCAGAAGCAGAGGAGCGGGAGCGTGTACTCAATGGTAAAGGTAGATGGTACCATGTCAGGTCCCTCCCAGAGGCAAAGAACATAATGAACTACCTTTTCCAGATAGTATCATCTGCAAG GTGTCAAGTACTGGATAAAGAGGTGATTTGTAATGAAAAAGAACACACCATTAGTGAATTGAAGGAAAAGGTGGTTGTGCTTAATAGTGGAATCAGACAGTTAGAAACACAATTGATGGATCTAAGGAGCCAAAATACGCAG CTTTTCACTGCATTGAACAATGCAAAGAAATCTGCTAGGTCAAATGGCACTGGATTTGTTCAGCGTAAG AGCGTTCGATCTTCCCAGCATTTTGGTTTTAGTAAGGACAACTTCATCAATTGGGTGGACGATATGGACATTTCAGACGGTGAGCACTCAGATGAGTTAGAGAGTATGAGTGATGGATCTGATTCAGACTGGGTACAGTCGAACATGAAAGCGAAAAAACATCAGAGAAGAGTGTCTAGCAGTTCAAATCCTAAGCTAGATTGTCAAAATACACAAGACGACAATGCAGAACCAGAGAAGCCCTCAGATGAAAAGTGCATTCGGCCCAAAAATATTCCATCGGACGGCTGTTCATGCTCAAAATCCTCATCATGCAAGACCAACAAGTGTGAGTGCAGAGGCTCAGGTGCACAATGTGGTGCAGGCTGTTGTTGTAAGGACTCCAAATGTTCTAACAGGGATTCTTCTACTAAAGAAAAGGCCAATCAGGGAGCCATGCTTCTTCAGAACGCGTTTTCTGAGAAGGAAGCCCAAGATGCAGAGCCAAGAAAGCCTTTGGCTAACATTGGTAATAATGCG GTTAACCAAACTGCCGAGACAAAGAAGCCCAGGAAAAACTGGCGCAAGTCGACAGTTCAACTCGTCTCAGGACCTCTCCTGCCGTCCGAGCCAGAGACCACCGAAGCTGCGCCTCGGGACAGAGCCGATATTCCCCTCAAGCTACCGAGAGCCATGTCCTCAGTGACTCCTGCGGAGAGCAACCCTCCCCCACTCACGGACCGCAATGCTGCCAAGCCCGACCAATCCGTGAGCACCGGCAACAAGGATAGCACTGGAACTGCCGCCACGAGGCCACCGTCTCAGCTGAGAAAAAACGCAGCCACCGAGAAGGAGAACCAGTTGCGATAA